Genomic window (Bosea sp. (in: a-proteobacteria)):
AGCGCGCAGGCCGCGATATAGGCCGCGGCCGTCGAGCGGCTGATCCCGGCCCAGCAATGGATCACCATCGGCGCGGCGCGGTCCCAGCCGCGCAGGAAGGCAAGAAGGCGCGCGACGTCGCCCTCGCCCGCGAGCACATGCCCGTCCAGCGGCCGGCTGATGTCGGACAGGCCGAGGAGGAGATGCCGGTCGGGTTCGATGCCCTGAGGGCGCCGGACGGGGGTGCCGAGATTGATCAGCGTCACCAGATGCCGGGCGCGGGTCAGCGCGACGGTCTCCTCGAGCCGCGACAGCGGGGATACGTGCAGCGTGGGCATGGGCGTTGGCCGCCTATTCCGCCGCGAGCCGCG
Coding sequences:
- a CDS encoding protein tyrosine phosphatase, producing MPTLHVSPLSRLEETVALTRARHLVTLINLGTPVRRPQGIEPDRHLLLGLSDISRPLDGHVLAGEGDVARLLAFLRGWDRAAPMVIHCWAGISRSTAAAYIAACALEPARDEEEAAKALRAAAPSATPNARLVALADAALGRHGRMIRAIAGIGRGADAFEGTPFAMPLA